The genomic region TGCGGACGTGATAATAATGGGGCATACCCACCCAGCCATACTCATCCAGGACGTGACTGGCTACGTAATGAGAGCACCAGTTATCGTTAAGGTACGAGTTGATAAGTCCGTGTTCGGCAAAAACATGTATAACACCGAAGTAGGCGCCACGGGCACCATGAATATAATAGTACTACCAACATTCAACCCACTGACCGTGGGCATGGACGTGTTCGAGATATTCCCAAAGGACCTTGTTGAGGTTGAGACAATATTACATTATGCACGCACCTGGGAAATACTAAGTAATATTGAGGTTTACCTGACGGATATGACGTACCTCGGCACGATGGACATACTGGCTAGAATAAGGGAGGAGATTAGCGAGGGTGGTTACGACGTTAGTTGGTTATAAGAAATTGAATAAACGACATCCTAATAAAATTAAGAGATGATGATGATAAAGCAGTATTTCTTAAGTACTAAGCTAATTTATTCTTTCAATTTACAATTTAAGAATAGCCGGAGTAAAAAAGTCCCTTGAAAATAAGTATTTTGATGTCTATGAAATTAAGGCTGAGGTACCCAATCACGGTAATCTTAATGATAGCCATCATTACTGCGATCTTCGTTGCAATGGTAACAGCTAACATAGGTCTCAGCCAAAGCTACATAACACCATTTAAGGTAATTACTACAAAATTAGCGTTAATTGAATATTTCAGCGATAGTGGTACTGGGCATCCTGTGTTATTAATTCACGCGTACATGAATGGGCAGCCCATTAAGGTCCATTCGCCTTTACCCCGAGGCATATATACACGATTGGTTACTACGAGGGCTTAGGCACCGTATATATTAACCTAAGTAATCCGCTAATCATGAGAATTGCCGGTGAGTGGTATGGCAATTACAGCGATGCAATATGGCCGTCACCGATAACCTTCATAACATATACAGATAATCCATCTAAAGTATACGTGGAGGTAGTCACCATCCCATATCCACCCAGCTAATGTATAATTATTATTCCCATTAAACCCTAACAATTTAATAGGCCTTAATCCTGCTTATTGCATGTATGAAGTTACCAATATTAATCATAAACATGAAAGTGTACCCTGAGGTGCTCGGTAAGAGGGCTCTTGAGCTTGCTAAGGTCGCTGAAGCTGTGTCCAGGGAGTTAGGTGTGTCCATTGCCGTTGCCCCACCAATTACTGAGCTTAGGCTTGTGGCTGAGAACGTGGGAATACCCGTGTATGCCCAGGGTGCTGATCCAGTTGAGCCTGGGGCTAGGACAGGGCATGTACCGCCTGAGTTCATTAAGGAGGCCGGGGCGTCGGGAGTAATACTTAATCACAGCGAGAATAGGCTCCTCCTAAATGACCTTGGCTGGCTCGTTAACAGGGCGAAGAACCTCGGCCTAGAGACTCTCGTGTGTGCGCCGGACCCATACACGAGCGCGGCTGCCGCTGCCCTTGAGCCAACGGCAGTAGCAGTTGAGCCACCCGAGCTTATTGGCACTGGTAAGGCCGTAAGTAGGGAGAAGCCTGACGTCATTGTGAAAACCGTGGAACTCGTTAAAAGAGTTAACCCGAGCATTCCGGTCATCACGGGGGCCGGTATTGAGAGCTATGAGGATGTTAAAAGGGCCGTTGAACTTGGGACACAGGGAGTCCTGGTAGCTAGTGCCATTGTTAAGGCGAGGGATTGGAGACAGAAGATTATGGAGTTAGCCAAAGCATTACATTAATCTATCTATACAGTCTTGGTTAAGTTTATAAGGTTACTATATTTGCTATATAAAGTATTGAATCCACGTATAAGCTTGTTAAGCAAGGCACGTAATAGCCACATCTTTCACTGGCTCACTGCTTAGTAAAGGTATGCCCAAGGGTGGGTACGAAAATTGTAGTGCATGTTCTGGGACCTGGCATATTAGATGGAAGGATTCTTGCTCAGGTTAAGCCCATGGCCATTAATCCTACTCAAACCTAGACCTACTACCCTCTACCTCCTTCTCCAATCTCTCAACGAGTATCTTAACCTCATCACTCACATTAACAGTCCTCATGGCATCCTTAGCCCTGTTCAGGTAATCCCTAGCCTTTAAGTAAAGGCTTCTATCATCATAAGCAATGGCATTTTGGAGATACATAAAGCTAAGCATTGCCAAACCAGTCACGTAACCCTCCGAATCCCTGTCAGCAAACCTCAGGGCATCCTCATGTCTCCTAATCAATTCCTCATCAATGGACCAACCGTTGCCGGGTGATATAAAGACCGTCCGCTCAACTCTCCTCTTTAATATTGGTATCATAACGCCATGGTTAATTAAGTACCTGTTTAGGAGAATAAGACCAACGCCAACAACGACAGCACCCACCGGAATGCTTAGGTAAGATGATAGGACAGCATTATGTAAGACGTGTTGGAGGGAGTACTGAGTGAGTATATAGGCACCAGTGCCAATTAGGGCTATTAATAGCAAGAGCAATGCGTATTTAAGCCTTGATATTCTCTCATTAGTAATCTCAATCTCCTTATAAATCACCTTCTTCCCCATACGTAAGCCATGCGTATTGGATTCCCTTTTTAAACCCAGCTAAATAATTATGCCAAAATTGAATGTATTATGAGTCTCCTGATTAGCATTTAAGTTCCGGGGTAGAACTAAGTTCTCCGGTGCGGAACTGGGGAGTTGAATCATTAAGTTAAGTCTGGACTAATTCATGTAGGGCAAGCCTAAGCATAATTTAAAAACTGAACTTTTAAATTATATTATCAGGAGATGGCTAGAGGTTATGGCTGTGCCCCTCTCTGGCGGTGCCTCTTAATTATTTGCCTAAGCACATACTGCAGTATGCCTCCATTGAGGAAGTACTGAACCTCCATCGGCGTGTCAAGCCTCACTAGGAGCTTCGTCCTAACAACCCTACCGTCGG from Vulcanisaeta distributa DSM 14429 harbors:
- the tpiA gene encoding triose-phosphate isomerase, which encodes MKLPILIINMKVYPEVLGKRALELAKVAEAVSRELGVSIAVAPPITELRLVAENVGIPVYAQGADPVEPGARTGHVPPEFIKEAGASGVILNHSENRLLLNDLGWLVNRAKNLGLETLVCAPDPYTSAAAAALEPTAVAVEPPELIGTGKAVSREKPDVIVKTVELVKRVNPSIPVITGAGIESYEDVKRAVELGTQGVLVASAIVKARDWRQKIMELAKALH